A single genomic interval of Spinacia oleracea cultivar Varoflay chromosome 6, BTI_SOV_V1, whole genome shotgun sequence harbors:
- the LOC110804885 gene encoding protein FD isoform X1 yields the protein MEELCIGRQKSSFQSFVAPGSIPRINLNNVNNDENEKHVDVDEEDEDDGRNDMFNKTAGGFISSLNSPFDQAIGNTSDAVSSCSLLNLNNNTTCFTSIKNKRVSEDHNIFNAESGVNRRHKRMMKNRESAARSRARRQAYTSELEREHAKLKEENAKLRKLQQRFLVSVPVEVPRKRTHSRSSTAPL from the exons ATGGAAGAGCTCTGTATAGGCAGGCAGAAATCATCGTTCCAAAGCTTCGTAGCGCCAGGTTCGATTCCAAGAATTAACCTGAATAATGTTAATAATGATGAGAATGAAAAACATGTTGATGTTGATGAAGAGGATGAAGATGATGGAAGAAATGATATGTTTAATAAGACAGCAGGAGGTTTTATATCATCACTAAACTCACCATTTGATCAGGCTATAGGTAATACTAGTGATGCTGTATCTTCCTGCTCCTTGTTGAACTTGAACAACAACACGACTTGTTTCACTTCTATTAAAAACAAGAGGGTTTCCGAAGAtcacaacattttcaacgccgaATCGGGTGTTAACCGGAGGCATAAGCGTATGATGAAGAACAGAGAGTCCGCTGCTCGATCTCGCGCTCGTCGGCAg GCTTACACAAGTGAGTTGGAAAGGGAGCATGCTAAATTAAAGGAAGAAAATGCTAAGCTCAGGAAACTGCAACAACGG TTTTTGGTATCTGTTCCGGTTGAAGTGCCAAGAAAGCGCACCCACAGTAGATCGTCTACGGCACCACTTTGA
- the LOC110804885 gene encoding protein FD isoform X2 has translation MEELCIGRQKSSFQSFVAPGSIPRINLNNVNNDENEKHVDVDEEDEDDGRNDMFNKTAGGFISSLNSPFDQAIGNTSDAVSSCSLLNLNNNTTCFTSIKNKRVSEDHNIFNAESGVNRRHKRMMKNRESAARSRARRQAYTSELEREHAKLKEENAKLRKLQQRLVVVITVFGICSG, from the exons ATGGAAGAGCTCTGTATAGGCAGGCAGAAATCATCGTTCCAAAGCTTCGTAGCGCCAGGTTCGATTCCAAGAATTAACCTGAATAATGTTAATAATGATGAGAATGAAAAACATGTTGATGTTGATGAAGAGGATGAAGATGATGGAAGAAATGATATGTTTAATAAGACAGCAGGAGGTTTTATATCATCACTAAACTCACCATTTGATCAGGCTATAGGTAATACTAGTGATGCTGTATCTTCCTGCTCCTTGTTGAACTTGAACAACAACACGACTTGTTTCACTTCTATTAAAAACAAGAGGGTTTCCGAAGAtcacaacattttcaacgccgaATCGGGTGTTAACCGGAGGCATAAGCGTATGATGAAGAACAGAGAGTCCGCTGCTCGATCTCGCGCTCGTCGGCAg GCTTACACAAGTGAGTTGGAAAGGGAGCATGCTAAATTAAAGGAAGAAAATGCTAAGCTCAGGAAACTGCAACAACGG TTGGTTGTTGTGATTACAGTTTTTGGTATCTGTTCCGGTTGA
- the LOC130463257 gene encoding PRA1 family protein B2, translating into MSQLADSSVENSVKAPPVAPWFEFWDYNSLALPNTFLDTTTRLKQNLTHFQVNYFNLVLTFFYLYVIIAILPYYYIHAVLYVGSTYMCYHLYGNISGSLVFRRILLGLLLIIIVLAYVIAHAWINLLCFLLISPTVVCLHAVFRVPNYEQDDSVLELIDSQPQPKATL; encoded by the coding sequence ATGTCGCAACTGGCAGATTCGTCAGTTGAAAACTCCGTTAAAGCACCACCTGTAGCACCATGGTTTGAATTCTGGGATTACAATTCACTGGCTTTGCCCAATACTTTCCTCGACACCACAACTCGTCTGAAACAAAACTTAACTCATTTCCAAGTCAACTACTTCAACCTTGTCCTCACCTTCTTTTACCTTTACGTGATCATAGCCATCCTCCCGTACTATTACATCCATGCAGTGCTCTACGTTGGCAGTACCTACATGTGCTACCACCTTTATGGGAATATCTCTGGTTCCCTTGTATTTCGCCGCATCCTCCTTGGACTTCTCCTAATCATTATTGTTTTGGCTTATGTTATCGCACACGCCTGGATTAACCTGTTGTGTTTCCTGCTAATCTCTCCAACCGTTGTTTGCTTGCACGCTGTGTTTAGAGTTCCCAATTATGAGCAAGATGATAGCGTACTTGAGTTGATTGATTCGCAACCCCAACCCAAGGCAACTCTTTAG
- the LOC110804885 gene encoding protein FD isoform X3 produces the protein MEELCIGRQKSSFQSFVAPGSIPRINLNNVNNDENEKHVDVDEEDEDDGRNDMFNKTAGGFISSLNSPFDQAIGNTSDAVSSCSLLNLNNNTTCFTSIKNKRVSEDHNIFNAESGVNRRHKRMMKNRESAARSRARRQAYTSELEREHAKLKEENAKLRKLQQR, from the exons ATGGAAGAGCTCTGTATAGGCAGGCAGAAATCATCGTTCCAAAGCTTCGTAGCGCCAGGTTCGATTCCAAGAATTAACCTGAATAATGTTAATAATGATGAGAATGAAAAACATGTTGATGTTGATGAAGAGGATGAAGATGATGGAAGAAATGATATGTTTAATAAGACAGCAGGAGGTTTTATATCATCACTAAACTCACCATTTGATCAGGCTATAGGTAATACTAGTGATGCTGTATCTTCCTGCTCCTTGTTGAACTTGAACAACAACACGACTTGTTTCACTTCTATTAAAAACAAGAGGGTTTCCGAAGAtcacaacattttcaacgccgaATCGGGTGTTAACCGGAGGCATAAGCGTATGATGAAGAACAGAGAGTCCGCTGCTCGATCTCGCGCTCGTCGGCAg GCTTACACAAGTGAGTTGGAAAGGGAGCATGCTAAATTAAAGGAAGAAAATGCTAAGCTCAGGAAACTGCAACAACGG TAG
- the LOC110804880 gene encoding uncharacterized protein, whose amino-acid sequence MLVFSLLEAIRSWCIQRVGARFDKAVDMEDGQLTAYALKELEERTAESRLCYATACGGGEFEVRDGHVNFPIRLATRICACGKWQICGIPCKHALRVIYDQRMNPHDFISPWFKAAAYNPTYTEHIHPMEDPSQWPDFGLPTIQPPIIKRPSGRPAKKRKKGANEPKKGKRNTNVKCGKCREFGHNSRTCKSGGTSATGPSTSKRGAAGASTSKGGPNTRKRAKTAA is encoded by the exons ATGCTTGTCTTCTCATTATTGGAAG CAATCAGAAGTTGGTGTATACAGAGGGTGGGGGCTAGATTTGACAAGGCAGTTGACATGGAGGATGGTCAGCTCACTGCATATGCATTGAAGGAGTTGGAGGAAAGAACAGCTGAGTCCAGGTTATGTTATGCCACAGCCTGTGGAGGGGGTGAATTTGAGGTTAGGGATGGACATGTCAACTTTCCAATTAGGCTTGCAACAAGAATTTGTGCCTGTGGGAAGTGGCAGATCTGTGGAATCCCCTGCAAGCATGCACTGAGGGTCATATATGACCAAAGGATGAACCCCCATGATTTCATCTCCCCATGGTTCAAGGCTGCTGCATACAACCCAACCTATACAGAACACATTCATCCCATGGAAGATCCATCTCAGTGGCCTGACTTTGGCCTTCCTACCATTCAGCCTCCAATCATCAAAAGACCATCTGGCAGACCTgctaagaagagaaagaaagggGCAAATGAACCAAAGAAGGGGAAGAGGAACACAAATGTCAAATGCGGAAAGTGTAGAGAGTTTGGTCACAACTCAAGAACATGCAAGAGTGGAGGAACAAGTGCCACTGGACCAAGCACTTCAAAGAGGGGTGCAGCAGGAGCAAGTACATCAAAGGGGGGACCAAACACAAGGAAGAGGGCAAAGACAGCTGCTTAG
- the LOC110804882 gene encoding uncharacterized protein — MGAQCSFAVSVCRHFHERPSSLNELSIKLVEIRKVETHERIFLLLKLVLTLPVAMESVERVFSGMTQLGFGLSVERADNRRYTAVCAVESYDWRIHASRLFDNVSWAIKVINGSHRTCGRLEENPMVTSEWLSKHMLGEIEANPEIPVETLRRYAQEKFQLRVKKRLLYKVRSMAKEKLHGGWAEAYELLPRYAEMIKQTNPGSYALITWGASSGDVNPKFRACFFSFAAQVRGILRGCRPIIRIDGDHLSGFYKAILLTAVGIDGNNEIFVLAYGLVDTESCDSWTYFMRCLRQMFEQEGCNRDDWTFISDRKKGVELAVRETFPRATRRVCCQHLYMNCKNNGFSGSAFHKLFWIASNAYNIVFGKAMVKITEYNANDTAYLNSCIKQ; from the exons ATGGGTGCTCAATGTTCCTTCGCGGTATCAGTTTGCAGACATTTTCACGAAAGGCCTTCT AGTCTTAATGAACTTTCCATCAAACTTGTGGAGATAAGGAAAGTTGAAACTCATGAACGGATCTTCTTGCTTTTGAAGTTGGTGTTGACTCTCCCTGTTGCAATGGAAAGTGTAGAAAGAGTATTTTCTGGAATGACGCAA TTGGGGTTCGGGCTTAGTGTTGAGAGGGCTGACAATAGGAGGTACACAGCAGTGTGTGCAGTGGAGTCATATGACTGGAGGATACATGCCAGTAGGTTGTTTGACAATGTTAGCTGGGCAATTAAGGTGATCAATGGGTCCCACAGAACTTGTGGGAGACTTGAAGAGAATCCAATGGTGACCTCTGAGTGGTTGTCTAAGCACATGTTGGGGGAAATAGAGGCCAATCCAGAGATTCCAGTGGAGACATTGAGGAGGTATGCACAGGAGAAGTTTCAGTTGAGGGTGAAGAAGAGGTTATTGTACAAGGTTAGGAGTATGGCCAAGGAGAAGTTGCATGGTGGTTGGGCTGAAGCATATGAGTTGCTGCCTAGATATGCCGAGATGATTAAGCAAACAAACCCAGGGAGTTATGCACTTATAACATGGGGGGCCAGTAGTGGGGATGTGAACCCTAAATTCAGAGCTTGCTTCTTCTCTTTTGCTGCACAAGTCAGAGGGATTCTAAGGGGTTGTAGGCCCATAATTAGAATAGATGGGGATCATTTAAGTGGTTTCTACAAGGCCATTCTACTGACAGCAGTTGGCATAGATGGGAACAATGAAATATTTGTTCTAGCCTATGGGCTAGTAGACACTGAGAGCTGTGACAGTTGGACCTACTTCATGAGATGCTTGAGGCAAATGTTTGAGCAGGAGGGTTGCAACAGAGATGATTGGACCTTCATCAGTGATAGGAAGAAG GGTGTTGAGTTGGCAGTTAGAGAAACTTTTCCTAGAGCAACTAGGAGAGTTTGCTGCCAACACCTATACATGAATTGTAAGAACAATGGCTTCAGTGGATCTGCATTCCACAAGCTCTTTTGGATAGCTTCTAATGCATACAATATTGTGTTTGGTAAGGCCATGGTGAAGATCACTGAGTATAATGCAAATGACACTGCATACTTGAACAGCTGCATTAAGCAGTAG